The Vicia villosa cultivar HV-30 ecotype Madison, WI linkage group LG1, Vvil1.0, whole genome shotgun sequence genome includes a region encoding these proteins:
- the LOC131604097 gene encoding uncharacterized protein LOC131604097 has product MVAVHSDSLMKVIIAFDLTKRKLFDMPYPNGVGHNSDHYELWVYREFLRLWTMDCKNSRIEIWLMKEYNVHSSWIKAIFFPMQILNPHQFSPLCSTKNGDIIVTDGTRLLRYTDKGELIGVSSYRCFPESAVSRGSPSIVYTESLFSLPDDDMQAYEDDSD; this is encoded by the coding sequence ATGGTGGCTGTACATTCAGATTCATTGATGAAAGTTATTATTGCATTTGATTTAACAAAAAGGAAACTTTTTGATATGCCTTATCCAAATGGTGTTGGCCATAATTCTGATCATTATGAGTTGTGGGTATATCGAGAATTTCTAAGGTTATGGACTATGGATTGtaaaaatagtagaattgaaatatggtTGATGAAAGAATACAATGTGCATTCGTCTTGGATTAAGGCTATTTTTTTCCCTATGCAAATCCTAAATCCTCATCAATTTTCTCCATTATGCTCTACAAAAAATGGTGATATCATTGTAACAGATGGGACTAGATTGTTGAGGTATACTGACAAAGGAGAGCTTATAGGGGTTTCCTCATACAGATGCTTTCCAGAGAGTGCAGTTTCACGTGGATCCCCATCGATAGTGTATACAGAATCTTTGTTTTCACTCCCTGATGATGACATGCAAGCTtatgaagatgattcagactag
- the LOC131604184 gene encoding F-box protein CPR1-like — protein MKKSSYAISTKNDKKKTNSRRSMDKTKTTTTTKPYVPGELITSILLTLPVKSLIRFKCISKPWFSLISDPNFFVLHFQHTTLTRGIEFISNDLGQTTSIDFEEQFDLENASVKRFNFLHPQPDSLIQIISFCRGFIFFQYSSSFCIFTPCTNVHKQTPLAPAQEDFSRLEYFSLKDNKWKEFEDTYFLYTIDKIEPIVGPLFNDAIHWVAVHSDSLMKVIIAFDLTERKLFDMPYPNGVGHNSDHYELWVYQEFLSLWAMDCETSRTEIWLMKEYNVNSSWIKAIVFAVQILSPHQFFQYALQTMVISL, from the exons atgaaaaaaagtTCATATGCTATTAGCACAAAAAACGATAAGAAAAAGACGAACAGCAGAAGAAGCATGGATAAGACGAAGACCACGACAACAACGAAACCTTATGTGCCTGGAGAACTGATAACTTCAATCCTTCTAACTTTACCGGTGAAGTCTCTTATTCGTTTCAAATGCATTTCTAAACCATGGTTTTCTCTTATCTCTGATCCCAATTTTTTCGTATTGCATTTTCAACATACAACACTCACTCGTGGAAttgaattcatatcaaatgatttaGGCCAAACAACATCTATAGATTTTGAAGAACAATTTGACTTAGAGAATGCTTCTGTTAAACGGTTCAATTTTTTGCATCCCCAACCTGATTCTCTTATTCAAATTATAAGTTTCTGTAGAGgctttatatttttccaatattcttcgAGTTTCTGCATATTTACTCCATGCACCAATGTTCACAAACAAACACCTTTAGCTCCAG CCCAGGAAGATTTTTCACGTTTGGAATACTTCTCATTGAAAGATAACAAGTGGAAGGAATTTGAGGATACTTACTTCCTTTATACGATCGACAAGATAGAGCCCATAGTAGGACCACTCTTTAACGATGCTATTCATTGGGTGGCTGTACATTCAGATTCTTTGATGAAAGTTATTATTGCATTTGATTTAACAGAAAGGAAACTTTTTGATATGCCGTATCCAAATGGTGTTGGCCATAATTCTGATCATTATGAGTTGTGGGTATATCAAGAATTTCTTAGTTTATGGGCTATGGATTGTGAAACTAGTAGAACTGAAATATGGTTGATGAAAGAATACAATGTGAATTCGTCTTGGATTAAGGCTATTGTTTTCGCTGTGCAAATCCTATCTCCTCATCAATTTTTCCAATATGCTCTACAAACAATGGTGATATCATTGTAA